The DNA segment cctcccacaacttctcacactttctgctttgacaacctgttttcattcctcaaatgcatatacatccttcacttgatctaacccctatacattaccttacccaacattaacccatttactcgtcaattcctttgcccaactttgacaactaatcactaactcaaccacccttcactaccatttactatagtgctacatgaccttagatgtctagcacatttattttgcttttaaccattaaccattaaccattaagaggatgagaagagggcaTAAATGTGGGTGTTGaagaggatgtggtagaagatgTGGTGGAACATTTAGATTGCCTGATTTAACAAGTGGAACACAAAAGTTCATTAGTGGAAAGTTCATTAGTGGGATTTACAGAATATAGTGATAAGGTGGGGCTTGGGGGAGTAGCCCCCAGGTAAGAAAGTTTTTTGGTTAGtaaggtgatgtttgtggatttccaaaatGGCCAATGGtctaaacaaacaaatgtaccagacatcaaaggtcatacagtCTTATGGTTAAGTATTGTGTTGAAAAAggtaaatatgaattaataatttgaataagtggacagaaggggaagaagaagaaaagacccttCAAAATTAATTGAggagagggctgaggtccaaagcaggggtgatcccctataTTGGGCTTCAGTCTTCatttcctaagcccccccccctccccccacacacaaactgaaaaaggaatttgactgggggagagagggagtagagataggatTGTTTGGGATTGAGGGAAGAGATGCTGAGACATCTTTAGAAGATTGGAGTGGAGTGGAGCAAATTATAGTTTTGgaatgggtagagagagaaaaacctcattggtgtgcttcctgtctggcctcacATAAAGTGAGGCCTAGTTTCAATCAGAACTACTACCTCAGATTTGTACTTGTTGGCAGGGctgctcctataaaatacatcatgggagccaccacaattggcacacatgcATGACTTAGTAGAACAATTTGGACAGTCATGACCTGGttaggcacatagagggcagttAGCTGTGGAGTGACAGTGTTTGGCCAGATAACCAAAAgcccaacatttctgacattgatgaGGAAGGGGTTGATATGGAAAGACAAGGAAGGACACTCCATCTATATAAACTTTATGGttgaggtcatgtctatggaaggcAATCATGGTAATATTGGTGTAGACTTACACTGACCTCTAGGAGGAAGAGTGTAGTGCTGTACTGCCACATCACAGTCAGTGAGACAGGCAAGCATGTTGTTTTCAGTTAGACCAGTCCTGGTTGTAGACAGGGCAATCAGACaaggagatggaaacagttctaGTACAAGTAAGGGAGGAATGAGGTTGGGCAGGATAGCCTTGCTAGTGAGGTCAGTCAAGGTAGATGGTGCATGAGCTTGGGActcggatgtaactgtgacaaggcgtgaacAATCAGAGCGACTGCAAAAGGATACTTTGCCTAATTGGTTTTGGAGATatggttggaagagaagggtcTTATCATGGTAAGGGGCTGtaaggggaatcacaaagaatcagTCCCACTTTTTATATCCTGTTTTACTTATATTCTGAAAGCTGTGGTCAGATATCTTGTGAGGAATACAGTGCTTACTCCACAAAACCCTATAAGGCAACATAATCTTTTATGTTTCCCAAAAGCTGTCTATGCATTGTTTACCAACCAAGGGATGCCATACAATCATTTTTACCTATTAAATAAATTGCATTTTGCCTAATCAGCCATTTTCTGTGtcagatattaatataaaatagctGGGCATTGAGAATGTTCTTTAAACACAACAGAATTGTAAAGATGTATTTGTCAAATTTATGAGTTATTTTAAGATTTATCATTGTATCACATCTgtttatgataattaaataattaaatatttttctaattatcaaaataaaatatacattccaGCCACTTTCCTCTAAAACTGTTAGCAATCCTTCCGGTCAGGTCTGACCACCAATAACTGCAAACCATAACATTTTCCATATCTCTTTGGTTGGCCCCATACCACACCAGAACAGACACTGCAACTGCTCTTGTCCATTATGAATAGATCACACTTGCCTCATGTAGTCCTACCCTATATCACACTCCATGCAATGTTCCtatttcagtcccacatatcctaCTATACTGCCCCTGCTCTAATGAAGCCTGTACCCTTGCTTTTCCTTATGTGTCCTCTCTTCACCAACCCCACCAACCTGTCAGACAACCACACAGAATCCCCCACTTATAATTgatacctttttctccttcctcagacacatagataccctccatttgatctaatcaccttGTCCTTAACCTTTTCCCTTTCTATCAGTCTCTGTCTTCCCCATTCACTTCTCTTTTTACCCCTTTCACATACAATCTTTTAATGCTGTATGACCATTGAAATTTAACACCTTTTGTTTTAATAAAGAACTCATTTAAAGCCCTTTCACCAAAATACTTTActgtagtgctacatgacctttgctgtctagcacatttgtttaaaccattaaaataaaacagaaatgctTTATATGTTAGTAAAGGATATATAATTATACCTTACCAAAACAgacttgatatatattcataagcgcttcaggaaaaaaaatatattaatgattgaTGAAAAATCAAATCAAGTATACTTTGTCATactgaaggaaaaataaataagccCATGAGGTCATtagaacttttatttttttgtatataatatatatatatattgcaaaaatgTTACTCATATTCATGACAGCCATgctactatacatacatacatacatatatatcatattttatattatatatatatatatatatatatatatatatatatatatatatatatatatatatatatctgtatgtatatataaagtcaaaaacaacaacatggaaTGAAAAACATCATTACTACTGGATCTTATATATtctcaataataatatgaaaccaCATACCTCCATCTATTTCTGTTAAATGCTCTTAAATGCATGATCactcatataaaacaaaaatcagactTTACTGATGTGTCTCCAACATGAATGGAATGAACTTTAACTGACAACCTTCTTGAAAACTATAGAAGTAACAACAGATCCAACCTTTCCGCCAAATGAAAATGTAGGTGTTGGGATCACTTCATCCACACTGAAATCTGAAAAAGGAGGAAACTGTAAATGCCACGGTCTAACAATCTGGTATTAAATTAATTCTAATCTAACCACATTTAAATTACATGTTTTGCCATTTCATATTTTAAATACCCTGATTTTAATTAatgaatatctatccatctgtttttatataaaaattatctgATTTTACTAAAAATACTTTCTTACAATCTTCCCACATATATCTAATAATCtacagagggggaaaaaaaaaaaaaaaaaaaaaacatattttagaaAACATCTCGGTTCACTCTAAACCACAGGATGTAACTGACCTGTCTTCATGTCACTCATTATCTCTTGAAAAAAGTTGGCAAATTCCATActttacttcctctctttctaaggTCATTGACCTTCCTACTGAAGTAGCATTATTTAGGTCTTGTtttgatatatgtaaaaatagaaCCCAAAGTACAGCAAAGAAAAACTGGAGAGGTGGTTCCTAAAGTCTGGATTAAAATCTTACGACCAATGTAGGAATAATCAAACTAGATGTTACTCATAAACACACAAGGTAATACCTATGGTGTGAATTAGCTGATCTGTGGTAGAACAGCTCCATGTTATCATAAATAACTAGACTGTTAGCCAAAATTGAGGGTATCAAACATATTACTACCTGTGACATATGCTTCAGCAAAATGTCTCCCTATACCCTACCCTACAAGGAGTTCTTGGCCTGCAGGTCTCAAACTTCAATTTCTTCCTAAATCATTCAACCTTCTCCCTTCTGAACAGTTCTGAAATAAccatcattctttatttttttcctggccAATGTAAAATCTGAACATTTCTAATTTCGTAGTACCATAAAGAAGATTTTAAACTAAATGTCCATTGGCTGTCATTGGTTCCTTGGATACACAAACTCTAATAAAAAAATCGAACAAAATAAACTCTAAAACATTTATGTCAAGGATTTTAATTTAGCATTAAGCCTTGTAATGGTTTTGTAAACGAAATGACTgcatttttaaaaacaatttgaCATATGACTTGATTAAAACACTGCCTACACTTACAATCTGATACATGAGAAATAAGCTCTTCTTCAGTCCAGTTGCAGGAGGTGATAATGAATAAACCTTGGTCTTTGGTTAGTTTGTAAACCTCCTTGATGTACTGCTGTCTCTTGGTCTCAGCATCTTCTGGCATTAAGGAAATGGTATCATATGTACCCTTATCATGGGTGACGTCATACTTCCTTCCTGTTAATTCACTTTTTTTGTGTTCTGCCAGCAAATCTACAGTCTAGAAAAAATCAGAATATTAGGGAACAACCAAATTAATAAACTTACTTTCTCTGCATTCGGTACCCCATTTCAGGTTCAGTTATACTGGTTCTTATTTACATACTATCCATTCTCCTAAATCAATATTATTCagtatttacttaaaaaaaaaaaaaatagtgctctAGAATAAAGCTAGACTTTCTATTACTGTAATCAAATGTATAAAATTCAATACATCAATATAGCAATATAACAGAAATTGGCTAACCTCATATTTGATGTCTGCTTTCTTGCTATTTGCTATGGCTTCTGCTAGCTTTATAGCAGTACCACAATAATCAATCCCAAACAGATTATTAAAGCCTTCACTGGCCTGAAaaaatgtgtatgatatataaattagCTTTATTATGCCTGAAatcaaattaatatcaatataattctcTCATTCCATTTTTTCTAGCTAAATCTcatgcttttccttttctttctctcacaaatGAACAATTAAAATGAGCAAGACTAAAAATTCTGGCCTTTCCCAATAAAAGAGCAATGTAAAAATACTCACAAGACATAGCAGGAAAGCACCATTCCCACACCCAATATCAAGAATGGAGAAATTCTCCTTCACATTGTCCGATTCCAGGACCCAGTCCACCACACGCTGCATGCTGTCTTCACCAAACCAAATGTCTCCAATATCTCCATGGTTTGTAAAGTTTGACAGTTCTAGTTCATATGTAGATTCCCagctaaaaataaataagtatgaataattatataaatatacagaaaggaGGTAAGAGTTTAAAATTAGACCACACCTGCCAGAAGCTAAGTCCAGAAGAATTAAATCCATCCCAAATGCACAAACTACTACAAAGATCATCCTTTGTATTTCCATTCTGATACCTTGCCATGTGGTCTTTCCATAGACTTTAattgaatgagagaggagggagggaagagagagaggagaggagagaaaggagggagggaagagagagaggagaggagagagaggagggagggaagagagagaggagaggagagagaggagggagggaagagagagaggagggagggaagagagagaggagagagggaagagagagaggagagagggaagagagagaggagagaggagagagaggagggagggaagagagagaggagggagggaagagagagaggagggagggaagagagagaggagagagggaagagagagaggagagagaggagggaggg comes from the Penaeus chinensis breed Huanghai No. 1 chromosome 32, ASM1920278v2, whole genome shotgun sequence genome and includes:
- the LOC125042606 gene encoding EEF1A lysine methyltransferase 2-like gives rise to the protein MGDADDFSSSKLGTKEHWESTYELELSNFTNHGDIGDIWFGEDSMQRVVDWVLESDNVKENFSILDIGCGNGAFLLCLASEGFNNLFGIDYCGTAIKLAEAIANSKKADIKYETVDLLAEHKKSELTGRKYDVTHDKGTYDTISLMPEDAETKRQQYIKEVYKLTKDQGLFIITSCNWTEEELISHVSDYFSVDEVIPTPTFSFGGKVGSVVTSIVFKKVVS